Proteins encoded together in one Janthinobacterium tructae window:
- a CDS encoding Crp/Fnr family transcriptional regulator — translation MYETSSSASDAASPLSCCECNARGVCLPAGMSDADCARVSGLVLQQHRLVRGDALQGVNEPVHGRWYAIRSGQFKSFQADQHGKPCITRFASAGELLGLDSLDLDRYTDSTTALCDSTVCEFSYPQLVEAARHFPDLARSLECRLSKQLAQQQALLVRCDYAEQKFAQFLSHQAWKRSYQDDHMLELHLDLSRQEIADYLDVTHATVTRMISRLQGLGIIGVRYRQLRLLDRPGLHQIAAGQHPASKGGAGTASDNAAHQPA, via the coding sequence ATGTACGAGACCTCCAGTTCCGCCAGCGATGCGGCCTCTCCTCTTTCATGCTGCGAGTGCAATGCGCGCGGCGTATGTTTGCCAGCAGGCATGAGCGACGCGGATTGCGCCAGGGTCAGCGGCCTGGTGCTGCAGCAGCATCGCCTGGTGCGGGGAGATGCCTTGCAAGGTGTCAATGAACCGGTGCACGGTCGCTGGTACGCCATTCGCAGTGGCCAGTTCAAGTCCTTTCAGGCAGACCAGCATGGAAAACCGTGCATTACCAGATTCGCCAGTGCAGGCGAACTGCTGGGACTCGACAGCCTCGACCTCGATCGCTACACCGACTCAACGACGGCGCTCTGCGATAGCACGGTGTGCGAGTTTTCCTATCCGCAACTCGTTGAGGCGGCGCGGCACTTTCCTGACCTTGCGCGTTCGCTGGAATGCCGGCTGAGCAAGCAACTGGCGCAACAGCAGGCGCTGCTGGTGCGGTGTGATTATGCGGAACAGAAATTCGCGCAGTTCCTGTCGCACCAGGCCTGGAAACGCAGCTACCAGGACGATCACATGCTTGAATTGCACCTGGACTTGTCACGCCAGGAAATTGCCGACTACCTGGACGTGACGCATGCCACCGTCACGCGCATGATCTCGCGCCTGCAGGGACTCGGCATCATCGGCGTCCGATATCGTCAGCTTCGCCTGCTCGACCGCCCTGGCCTGCATCAGATTGCCGCAGGGCAGCATCCTGCATCGAAGGGAGGCGCGGGCACCGCAAGCGACAATGCCGCGCATCAGCCGGCATGA
- a CDS encoding Crp/Fnr family transcriptional regulator has translation MHNDTTLAARAFPHAQLLPDHAVGGQRQWLRRNASLYRAGDPVADYVFFIHAGSFKHYRTDETGERKITGFPASGDFLALDSIGLDRHACTAVALEDSEVYAISCAVLRQQLTILHRLLALGIREMRTSTVQWHNTTAEQRLAAFLLDRARRHSRLEGAPPRYRLPMSRCDIGNHLHLSPESVSRVMHHFKQTGLILLENRYIALLDASAMELIATAAHPAPLHAAQHPLAFSHSSTS, from the coding sequence ATGCATAACGACACGACACTTGCCGCCCGCGCATTTCCCCATGCGCAGCTGTTGCCCGATCACGCCGTCGGTGGCCAGCGCCAGTGGCTCAGGCGCAATGCCAGCCTGTATCGCGCCGGTGATCCCGTCGCCGACTATGTGTTTTTCATACACGCCGGCAGTTTCAAGCACTATCGTACGGATGAGACGGGGGAAAGAAAAATCACCGGTTTCCCTGCCAGCGGGGACTTCCTTGCGCTCGACAGTATCGGGCTTGACAGGCATGCCTGTACTGCAGTGGCGCTGGAAGACAGTGAAGTGTATGCGATCAGCTGCGCCGTCTTGCGCCAACAGCTGACCATATTGCATCGCCTGCTCGCACTCGGCATTCGGGAAATGCGCACGAGCACCGTGCAATGGCATAACACCACGGCCGAACAGCGACTGGCCGCCTTTCTGCTCGACCGGGCCAGGCGGCACAGCAGGCTGGAGGGCGCGCCGCCACGCTATCGCTTGCCCATGTCGCGCTGTGACATCGGCAACCACCTGCACCTGTCGCCGGAGAGCGTCAGCAGGGTCATGCATCACTTCAAGCAGACCGGCCTCATCTTGCTGGAAAACCGCTACATTGCGCTCCTCGACGCCAGCGCAATGGAACTGATCGCCACTGCCGCGCACCCCGCCCCCCTGCATGCCGCCCAGCATCCGCTGGCCTTCAGCCACTCTTCGACGAGTTAA
- a CDS encoding lipid-binding SYLF domain-containing protein: MIAHMKPLGSLLCGTLLACAPMLALTQPKEGLASDQEIAKVQLQAMANQHVDNARTAVALLEKDTLMTEALRWSKGVFILPSYRRAALAIGASGGTGVLLRKRENGSWSAPAFFKLGTLGIGLQAGVEAGPFVFVLLNDRAMQQFLQRSSFSVSADAGLTVRNWKKVARATVGKGDVIAWSSAKGLFADAVAVSVDDIRYDEQLTDAYYHRTLSASDVLADHVSNDQAQGLQQALATASAPDR, translated from the coding sequence ATGATTGCCCATATGAAACCGCTTGGCAGCCTGCTGTGCGGCACCCTGCTCGCCTGCGCTCCCATGCTCGCCCTGACCCAGCCGAAGGAGGGACTTGCGTCCGACCAGGAAATCGCAAAAGTGCAATTGCAAGCGATGGCAAATCAGCATGTCGACAACGCGCGCACTGCCGTGGCCTTGCTGGAAAAGGATACGCTGATGACGGAAGCGCTGCGCTGGTCGAAAGGAGTCTTCATTCTGCCCTCCTACCGCCGCGCGGCGCTGGCCATTGGCGCCAGCGGCGGCACCGGCGTGCTGCTGCGCAAGCGGGAGAACGGCAGCTGGAGCGCTCCCGCATTCTTCAAACTGGGCACATTGGGCATCGGGCTGCAGGCCGGCGTGGAAGCGGGACCATTCGTGTTCGTGTTGCTCAACGACCGTGCCATGCAGCAATTCCTGCAGCGCAGCAGCTTTTCCGTCAGTGCGGATGCAGGATTGACTGTCCGCAATTGGAAAAAAGTGGCACGCGCAACCGTTGGCAAGGGCGATGTGATCGCCTGGTCGAGCGCGAAAGGCCTGTTCGCCGATGCGGTCGCAGTCAGTGTGGACGATATCCGCTACGACGAACAATTGACCGACGCCTACTACCACCGTACGCTGTCCGCCAGCGACGTGCTGGCGGACCATGTCAGCAATGACCAGGCACAAGGGCTGCAGCAAGCGCTTGCGACAGCCAGTGCGCCGGACCGCTAG
- a CDS encoding Hsp20/alpha crystallin family protein produces MAHHMTHFDPLSDIARFDPLRSMDDFFKDMGFKDALKDFARPSPIRLDVTENEQAYLIKAELPGFKVEDISVDIDGNRVAISAEAKQEHAEGNGQKVVRRERYVGQYFRSFSLGQDIDTATSTARYRDGVLDLELRKLVGGSAKRLQIS; encoded by the coding sequence ATGGCTCACCATATGACGCATTTTGATCCGCTCAGCGACATCGCAAGGTTCGATCCCTTGCGCAGCATGGATGATTTCTTCAAGGATATGGGTTTCAAGGATGCGCTCAAGGATTTCGCCCGCCCGTCGCCGATCCGGCTCGACGTCACGGAAAACGAGCAGGCTTACCTGATCAAGGCTGAATTGCCAGGCTTTAAGGTGGAAGACATCTCGGTCGATATCGATGGCAACCGCGTTGCGATTTCGGCCGAAGCGAAGCAGGAACACGCCGAGGGCAATGGCCAGAAAGTCGTGCGCCGCGAGCGCTATGTGGGACAGTATTTCCGCAGTTTCTCCCTGGGACAGGACATCGACACCGCCACGTCCACCGCCAGATACCGTGACGGCGTGCTCGATCTGGAGCTGCGCAAGCTGGTCGGCGGCAGTGCGAAGCGCCTGCAAATCAGTTAA